GAGACGGCGGCTGCGCTACCTCGGCCTCTCGAGACGAGACCTCCATTCCCTGCAGAAGGCCTGGCGTTGATGAGCGAACCGACCGGACCCTCGATCGACCGCGACGAGGTCGCCCGCTTCGATCGCCTCGCCGCGACCTGGTGGGACGAGGCCGGGCCGATGCGGGTGCTGCACCGCTTCAACCCGGTGCGCCTGACCTACATCCGCGACACGGTCTGCCGGCACTTCGGCCGCGATCCGCTGGCGCCCGCGCCGCTGTCGGGTCTCAGCCTCGTCGACGTCGGCTGCGGCGGCGGCGTGCTGTCGGAGCCGCTGGCGCGGCTCGGCGCCGACGTCACCGGCCTCGACCCGGCCGTCACCAACATCAAGATCGCCCAGGCCCATGCCGACGAGGCCGGCGTGCCGGTGCGCTACCGGGCCGAGACGATCGAGGACGTGGTGGCAGCGGGTGAGCGCTTCGACGTGGTCTG
The sequence above is drawn from the Methylobacterium terrae genome and encodes:
- the ubiG gene encoding bifunctional 2-polyprenyl-6-hydroxyphenol methylase/3-demethylubiquinol 3-O-methyltransferase UbiG is translated as MSEPTGPSIDRDEVARFDRLAATWWDEAGPMRVLHRFNPVRLTYIRDTVCRHFGRDPLAPAPLSGLSLVDVGCGGGVLSEPLARLGADVTGLDPAVTNIKIAQAHADEAGVPVRYRAETIEDVVAAGERFDVVCAMEVVEHVTDMPIFVRTACHAVKPGGLFFAATINRTMRSFALAIVGAEYVLNWLPKGTHDWEKFVTPDELRDAVAGGGLNVADTAGVVFNPLTGRWATARDTAVNYMIAAERPSA